One Rosa chinensis cultivar Old Blush chromosome 3, RchiOBHm-V2, whole genome shotgun sequence DNA window includes the following coding sequences:
- the LOC112192877 gene encoding zinc finger CCCH domain-containing protein ZFN-like: protein MDFDAGIPMSRASAAPVTDDASSLSPQDAMWQMNLRSSESMEPGPYPERAGEPDCSYYIRTGLCRFGATCRFNHPPNRKLAIATARMKGEFPERIGQPECQYYLKTGTCKFGATCKFHHPRDKAGIAGRVALNILGYPLRPNEIECAYYLRTGQCKFASTCKFHHPQPTNMMVSLSGSPVYPTVQSPTTPGQQSYPGGVTNWSRASFIPSPRWQGPSSYAPLIVPQGVVSVPGWSPYSGQVGSISTSEGQQQTIGSSQVYGTPRQREPENSGSQGAFSSYRSGSIPVGFYALQRENVFPERPGQPECQFYMKTGDCKFGAVCRFHHPRERLIPAPDCVLSPIGLPLRPGEPLCIFYSRYGICKFGPSCKFDHPMGIFTYNLSASSSAESPARRLLGSTSGTTSLNLSSEGLVEAGSTKPRRLSLSEPRQMPSADENIDTEE from the exons ATGCAATGTGGCAAATGAATTTGAGATCAAGTGAATCAATGGAACCTGGACCCTATCCTGAGCGAGCTGGAGAGCCAGATTGCTCTTATTACATCAGAACAGGCCTCTGTAGATTTGGGGCAACCTGTCGCTTCAATCATCCTCCTAACCGAAAGCTG GCTATTGCCACTGCAAGAATGAAGGGGGAGTTCCCAGAAAGAATTGGACAACCTGAATGCCAG TATTACCTGAAGACAGGAACTTGCAAGTTCGGAGCGACATGCAAGTTTCATCATCCTAGAGACAAGGCAGGAATTGCTGGAAGAGTTGCCTTAAATATCTTAGGCTATCCACTTCGACCG AATGAGATTGAATGTGCATATTATTTACGAACTGGACAATGCAAGTTTGCAAGCACTTGTAAATTCCACCATCCACAACCTACTAATATGATGGTTTCGCTAAGTGGTTCTCCTGTATATCCTACTGTTCAATCTCCAACTACACCTGGTCAGCAGTCATACCCGGGAGGAGTTACGAACTGGTCAAGAGCATCTTTTATTCCCAGTCCGCGTTGGCAAGGTCCATCAAGTTATGCTCCTCTTATTGTTCCTCAGGGAGTGGTATCAGTCCCAGGATGGAGCCCATACAGT GGCCAGGTCGGCTCAATTTCAACTTCAGAGGGGCAGCAGCAAACGATAGGAAGTAGTCAGGTTTATGGAACTCCACGCCAACGTGAACCGGAAAATTCAGGATCTCAAGGGGCCTTTTCTTCATACCGGTCTGGCTCCATTCCTGTAGGGTTCTATGCATTGCAGAGGGAAAATGTATTTCCTGAGAGACCTGGACAACCAGAGTGCCAGTTTTACATGAAGACAGGTGATTGTAAGTTTGGTGCGGTTTGTAGGTTCCATCATCCTAGGGAGCGATTAATTCCTGCTCCAGATTGTGTTTTGAGTCCAATAGGCCTTCCTTTGCGACCG GGAGAACCTTTGTGCATCTTTTATTCTCGTTATGGTATCTGTAAGTTTGGTCCGAGTTGCAAGTTTGACCACCCTATGGGTATCTTCACTTATAACCTTTCTGCTTCATCTTCGGCTGAGAGCCCTGCGCGGCGTTTGTTGGGGTCGACATCAGGCACCACTTCATTAAATTTATCATCAGAAGGTCTAGTTGAAGCAGGATCAACAAAGCCAAGGAGACTTTCACTATCAGAGCCTAGGCAGATGCCTTC